The following nucleotide sequence is from Chelmon rostratus isolate fCheRos1 chromosome 11, fCheRos1.pri, whole genome shotgun sequence.
acccctcctctcctcctccagcctgcctTCAcatccaccccccacccccaccccgtACGCCCCCTCCCCTCCAACCATCTTCCTCTCCGGACTTCCTGAATCCAAACTCCCACTTCCAGTCACTTCACTCCGTTTTGCGTTTCATCCCGGGAACCTTCGCCTGGATCCTGCAGGACGACACGAGTTTGAGAGACGATCAGCAGGATTTCAGAGACAGACGAGACAGACGGGGGCAAAATCATTCTGTGAGGGAGGAAACTACTCACTTTCCAACGACGTCTTTGACCTGGTTGTTGACCAGAGCCAGGTAGTGGTCGATCtgagcctgaaaacacacacagacagcgtCAGCATCACCgatcacacaaacagcagtcatGTGACCTCGAGTCTAGAAGTGTCGTGAAGTTCTCAGATCCTTCGCTTCTAGTAAAAGTACCTTCATGTATTCAGGATCATACTTGAAGTAAATGTACATGAAGCACAACTACTCCGAACACACAAACCAGTTTCAGCTTCTGGACTTTTCTTTGTAAATTCAGTTGTTCAGAGTCTCACCTGGTGTTTCTCATAGATGATCGGGCAGCTGAACGCTCCAATCAGACCTGGGGGAGAGAAAAGGTTGGATCATGTGACCAGAATCTTCagattttctgcttctttttctgattttaaatcCAAACAGTCACAGAACAACAgaactgattcactgaaactCAGATCACTGACTGATCCTTCAAATGATTCATCAGCGTAGAGGAATCAGACCTGAGTGGAGTTTCTACATTTCACCACCAGATGGAGCCAAAGTAAGAAATATTAccattctccacacagaaacagcTAAAGCCTCAGGGGATGCTGGGAAACGACAGCTTCACATCAGCACACGAGACTGTTTCCTCACCCAGAATGAGAAGAGTGAGCCCGTTGAAAAAGGCACCGACGTAGGTCAGGATCCACATCAGCACAGCGAactgcagaggaacagaggaagcAGACAGCTGAGCATCACGTGACATTTACAGAGAAGCACGAGGGATCGGCGTCTTCATCAACAAcgtcctgctgtctgcagacagcgtttgaggggtcaaaggtcaccacGGCGTTCTTTCATGAGCAGCTCGTCAGTAGCGTTAAAGCTGGAggcgctaacgttagctcacgGCTGGACTACAGCTGGAGGACGAGTCCACTGTCCActgtgagggagaggaggaggatgagaggaaggCTTCTTCTAATAAAACCTCTCAGTCTAAACATGTGACCACAAACTGCAGATGCTGAGCTTCAGATTTATCTGCTTCAGGATgtaaagagaacaaacagcCCAGAAAAAGCTTCCTGGAGATCTTTAAGTCCTTTTAATGAATGAGAGACGGGAACCAAACAGATCTGGATCAATAACACTGAGGGAGTctcccctcagggatcaataaatgTCAGCTCTCCTCTTGACTCGCCCTCTGCAGCAGGTTGAAACGTGTCTGATCAGCGAGAATAAACAGACTGAGAGGATCTAAAAACTGATCAGACGACTCGTCTCAGATTGATTCAATCCATCATGATCAACACGGACAGAATTAtctcagtgacatcacagtccCACAGCCAATAAAACGACAGCTCTTTCCTCTGAAGATCATTCTGATAAAGTATCTGTGTGCTGTCATTGATCGATCGGTTTAAAAGGATCTGCAGATCACAGCGATCTGTTCTTATTCACGTTTCTTTGAATCTGTTTTGATCTGAGAACACAATGATTTCAATTCTTTTAAAAGATCaataaaatctgacaaaatgtCTCAATCTGATGTCTTCAgatgattgattgactgattgatttgtCCCAGAAATCAAAGATATTTGCTGTGATATGACAAAGAAGAAAACGCTCATATCTCAGAGGCTGGAAGCAGAAGTTCAGCTTGATGAAGGTGTTAACGATGAAGACGAACACGGCCGCAGTCAACATGGCGGCAGTTAGAGCATTCTGCCTtcaggcggggggggggggggggcacattTGATCCACTGCTGGCACAGCGAGGACAATCACAGGAAATTAACCAGAGGCAGAAGAATAACACCAACATCCCAGAATACCCTCAGACTCACACGTTTCTGGGATTTTTAACATTCCTGAGGCTCAAACTTGCTCCTGATTGGATGGAAAGAACGAGACTTTTTACCCTCTTAGGGAAACTCCTGCAGGCCGCCCGCGCTGCGCTGCTCTGACGGACTGACGGACGGCGTTTCTGTATTTGGACCGCGGGTCGGGGGGGCGGGTAGGCGACGACAGGCCTCGGACAGCTGCACGGCTCTCAGTGCAACTGGAAACCAGTATGTGGCTGTACCAGTCCAACGTTTGGACGCCGTCTCATTCTGtggtttcctttattttctaccTTACAGATTAATACTGACGACACAAATCGATGAAAGAAGAACtaaagtgtgaatgtgtttcagaTCTTTGATGGCAGCTTCACCAGGTCGTCACCTGGAAGTAAAGGAGTTCTCATACTGAGCActgattggctgcttttccttcataTATACTGAGCActgattggctgcttttccttcactcCGAGCTCAAACTAAACCACCTCAGCTGGGTTCAGGTCAGGTGGTGCAGCCCCCCCCACAGGGCCTGGAGGACTGtcctgctgaaaaacacagcagccatgATGGTTCAGTGTGCTCTGAATTTAGAGCAGTGTCACCAGCTAAGCCCCCCCCACCatcacaccccctcctcctcctgctgcatgATGGAACGACACCTGCAGACACCCTCCACTCATGAAGAGTCCAGAAGACGATCCTTCCTGAAGATGATGATGCTCATAAATCTCACACAGGTGTTAAACTGTCTGAAGAGACCTGAACCTCTAACAGGAACCACAGAGTCCTGTAAGTGATGGGGGCCCAGAGGACCTCCTCGATCCCCACTGGACCCTTTTTGGGAAGCAGGAGATcctcattttaaacattaattaAGTAATTCAGAATAATTTCTCAAAGATTAACATGTAAGAAGCAAAAACATGTTGAGCTCAAACcatgaaattaaacatttagtCTATGAAGGCTTTGAGGAACTGGACAGTCTCTCCCCTCACCTTCCATTTATTATTACATCACATTAATGATCATTTCTGCGTCCAATCAGCGTGAATCAAAGTCGTCCTCACCTTGATGGAGTCGACCAGGTCCTCGACCAGGAACAGGCGCCTCAGTTCGCCGATGGTCTTGTTCAGTTTGGCCAGAACCATGTCGCTGTACTTGTGGACCATGTCCTCAGACAGCGCCACCTCCTGGTCCAGGTACTGCCtgagagggagggcagaggagcGGGTTAActaacactgatgatgatgatgatgatgatgatgatgatgatgatctctCCATCTCAGTGTGGTTATGATGTCATACAAAGAGAAGCTTCGTGGTTAATGGAGAGCAACTTTAAAACACGACGTCCACTTAGAGTCTGTGCAAAATATCCAATAAATGTTCTTTGAGCTCATTCAGGATTGTAAATTTTCCCTCAGTGAGAAAGAGGAAATCCTCTCATTGAGGTTTAAAAGTGTCAAATCTGTAAAATCAGTCTGTTATTCGACTCTCTGAGCAGACTTTTCTCCATCTTATGTTAATctgagctgattggctgctaaTGTGCTGTGAGGTCAGTTTGAAGACCGGCAGGTGAAACCACAGTAAGAAGGTTTTGTCTGACAGCCAagaaggaggatgaaggaaggaaggagcagACGTGGAGCCAGCAGGCTCGGAGCAAAGTCGAGTCTCTGCTGGATCCGTCCGagtcaacaaaaacatttctacatttctgcGTGTTGTTATTACTGTTTTTATGCAGTATTATTACTTTCGAGCTCGAATGCCAACCAAAGCCGCTCCTGCCGGTACTCACTTGAACGGGTGTCCCTCATCGGACTTCTGGATGGCCTGCAGGATGCCTTTGTATATCCTGAAGCAGATGGTGACGGAGAGCAGAGCCAGGCCGATGTAGGAGCAGACGCTCACGATGCTGCACACCATcagggagaggagcagcagcagggcggCGCCGAACACCACGCCCGTGGTCTTCACATCGCGCCAGTAGACGAGATCCACCACtgcgggaggaagaggaggaggaggactgatGGTTAGTGGCTGagctccacttcctgtcctcaaATGAAACCTGCTGTGCAGCATTTAGGCCTCACTTAATATTTTCTTTGGCCATTTATCACTATAatcaaaacatttgatttaaagCTCAAATACCCGACTAAACTCTACTGTGTGATAATTCTGGGTAGAAACCATCGCTCTGGTTAACCAATCACTGCTGGCTGGTGTAAATCATCACTACCTGTGCACCAGGCGGGAACCAGATTTAACATGAGCCTGAAGCAGTGAATGTGCTGTCAGACAGAGGATGAGACACTGATTGGAGTAAAGATAAACTGAAGGATCAGTTTGTTTTAGGTTTAGATGAAATGAATCAGAGTTTAGTTAAAGTGACCTGAAGGGAAACCTGCTCAGAACAAACAGATAAAACGAGTCAAATTTTGTGCTTCAGCTCTCAGCCCTCTGTCACACGGCTGCTGCATGTGATCGTGTGGAGGTGGAGCATCTTTAAGTCCGTCTCCTCCATCGCTGAGccctgtgctgcagctctgcgggggggtcagaggtcacacacagtcagactcaTCCAGACTTTTAAACCCCTGCAGGAGGAAACTCGCTGCAGCTCGGCAGCATCTCTCTGCCTTCTGGACCGTCCTTTTCACCCCGATGCCACGATCGCGACCTCCAAGTGACGTAACGGAGGTCGTCAGCTTTGACTCGCATGAGAAttattttagcatgctgaccCCACTCCCCCCACCACCAAAAAAAACTTCCATCCCAGATTACATCTGAGTCATGAACCACCACAGCTCTGTTTTAAACTCTGAGCTCTCAGAGTCTGACTGAGACTCCTGGAGATAAACACTGAAACTCATTTGCTCCTCCAACCTGCTTCCTGTCCTTTTGCTAACAACAGATCTGAGATCGACAATAACGGCAGTTACCATGGCATCTGAAACCTTTTCCTGCCAAACAACACGGTTCCAGTTTGGCAGCATTTTACAGACaatgaaaaactgcatgaaaagcattttaatgGCACACAGAGCAATAATTAATCATAATATAATAGATAGATGATTATTATCTGCAGGTTAGTTGGTGAAAGAACCGTTAGTTGCAGCCACATTTCCATTAAAACTGCAGGTTTTGGGTCTTTCTGATCGACGGTGGCTGCAGGGAGTTTTCTGGGTCTCTGAGGGGACGGAGAGACGGACGGCGGTCAGACTCTGCTGGGAGACAGCTGAGCTCACGACCTGGTCCTGCACCAAGCACGCTTATATTTCAGCGGTGGAATTCCAGGCAGGTCAGCGGACAATATTAGAAGTGAAGGAGTCCTGAGTTTCCTGCAGGCTCTGACGTCGGTCACGGCTGACACATGCTGTTCTTTCTGACTGAACGATGGGAATGTGTCGCGTCAAACTGCACAGCTTCAGAGCCCCGATAACTACGGGTCCGCTTTGAAATTCAAAGCACATAATCCACATCACCAGAAGAATAAAAAGTCTTCAGGTCTGACATGCATTCACAGATAAAGTGTGCTCGCGGACATGcaaagcagcattaaaatgcaaacCGAGGCTGCGGGGTGAGCCGAGGATCTGTGCAGGGACAACGGCAGGTGCTGCGAGCGAGGG
It contains:
- the rtn4a gene encoding reticulon-4a isoform X3; the encoded protein is MENNSVDRKECEPAAPRWREQVVDLVYWRDVKTTGVVFGAALLLLLSLMVCSIVSVCSYIGLALLSVTICFRIYKGILQAIQKSDEGHPFKQYLDQEVALSEDMVHKYSDMVLAKLNKTIGELRRLFLVEDLVDSIKFAVLMWILTYVGAFFNGLTLLILGLIGAFSCPIIYEKHQAQIDHYLALVNNQVKDVVGKIQAKVPGMKRKTE
- the rtn4a gene encoding reticulon-4a isoform X4, translating into MDAKRVVDLVYWRDVKTTGVVFGAALLLLLSLMVCSIVSVCSYIGLALLSVTICFRIYKGILQAIQKSDEGHPFKQYLDQEVALSEDMVHKYSDMVLAKLNKTIGELRRLFLVEDLVDSIKFAVLMWILTYVGAFFNGLTLLILGLIGAFSCPIIYEKHQAQIDHYLALVNNQVKDVVGKIQAKVPGMKRKTE